The genomic region GGTCCACTGCCCCCCGCGGGTCTCGAACCCGGCGCGCTCGATCACGGTCGCCCCCTGCGGGAGCGCGACGTCCAGCCCGGTGACGTTCTTGGCGACGTCGAAGTTGGCGACCAACTCGACGTGTCCGGGGTCGTCCGGTGTCAGGTGAACCACGAGGGTTCGCTCGACCGCGTCGTTCCCGGCGGTGGTTTCGGTCAGCGCTGGCGATGTGTCGGCTGCCGCCGGCACGGTCGTCGGGCCGGCGACCGCTGCGAGGAGGAGCGCCACCGCGACGACGGTGGCAGACCAATTGGTACCCATCAACAACATGTTCGGCAAGTCGAAGAAAAGCGTTCCGCCCTCCGAAAACTGTTTTCCCCTGACGACCGAACCATCGAGTATGCCCGCGACGATGGAAGTCAAGTGTACCGACGGTGACTGCGAGCTGGACATGTTCGAACTGCACTACACGTACGACATGCCCGACGACACGACGGTCGCGGACTTCGTCTGTCCGTACTGTCAGGGCGACGACTGCCTCGAGGAAATCGAACTATGACGCTCCGAGACATCGGCAAGTCGGTGAGCAACTCGGTCCTGAAGCAGGTCGGCCGCGCGGCCAGCCAGATGCAGGAGAACCGCCCGATTCCCGTCGACGTGCTCGAATCCGACGACGCCTACCTCGTCGTGTTCGACGCCCCCGGGGCCACGCAGTCCGACGTGCAGGTCCGCTACATCGACGGTGCGGTCGAGGTCCGAATCGACCGCTTCCGCCAGTTCTACGAGGACTACGAGATGCGCGTCCCCGGCCGCGGCATGTCGCTCGACGGCCACGCGGAACTGCCCGACGACGCGCTCGTCAACGCCGAGGACGCGAAGGCGACGCTCCGGAAGAACGGCACGCTGGAGATCGAGATTCCGAAAGAAGAAGGCGAGACGGACGACGAATCCGTCGACACCGTCACCATCGCCGAACCCGACGACGACGAGGAGACGGAAGAGTAACTCTCCTTCGAGGTTCTCACTCGCTTCGCTCGTTCCGAACCTCGCTCTCGCGGTTCCTCCCTGCGGCCGCGGTCGCGCCATGGCTCGCGGCTCCTACCTGCGGCCGCATTCGTGCTACTGCTCGCGGCTTCGCCGCTCGCCTTCGAGGTTCCTCCCTGCGGTCGGAACCTCGCTACTCCACATCCATCCCTTCCACAATCTCGAACTCCTCGTCCCCGTCGAACCGCGTCGGGTCGAACGGCTCGATACCCTCGCCACCGCGAATCTGTGCAGCAATAGCCTCACCCAGCGCCGGTGACCGCATGAACCCGTGGCCCTGGAAACCGGTCGCGACGTAGAGGCCGTCTCGTAATTCACCAAGCAGCGGGTCGTGGTCGGGGGTCGCCGTACACAACCCGGCCCAGGCGCGCTCGACGTCGGGCGAACAGCCAGCGCGGTGTTCCACGCCCGCCGAAACGTCCGAGACGAACCAGTCGTCGGCGTCCCGGTTCCAGTCGTCCGGGTCTGATTCGACCTCCTCGGTCCCGTCCCCCGCGAGCAGCCCGTCAGGGTGGGGCCGCAGGTAGAATCCGCCGGTTGCGTCGTAGCAGATGGGAATCTCGAGTTCGTCGCTGGCGGTGAGCGCCTGCACGCGGTAGGGTTTCATCGCGATGGGAATGTCAACTCGGGCGAGCAACTGCTTCGAGTGCGCGCCGGCCGCGACGAGGACCGCGTCGAATTCCTGTACCTCGCCGTCGACCACGACACCGGTCGGGTCGGTGCTGAGTTCCACCGTGGTGTTGGTCCGGACCGTCGCGCCCGCTTCGGCTGCTTTCTCAGCCAGTAGCGGCGGGTAGGTCGGCGGGATGACGTGGGCCGCGTCGTGGGCGACCGCGGCGACCGCCACGTCGTCGAGGTTGAGGTCAGGGAACTCCGAGTCGAGGGTTTCGAGGTCGGCCAGCTCGACGTTTCGTCCGTGTTTCTGCATCCGCGGTACCTGCTCGCGGATGGCCTCGGCGCGCTTCTCGTCGCCCTCGCGTGCCAGCCAGACGTAGGGCCACGGTGAGAGTTCGAAGTCGCCCTGGCCGTCGAACGCCCGGAAGCGCTCCAGGGCGCGCTGGGCGACCGCGGCGTCCACGTCCTCGGCAAAGGCGTCGTAGCAGATGCCCGAGGCACGGCCGGTGCTCCCGCTGGCGATGTCGCCGGCCTCGAACAGGGTCACCTCGGCCCCGTCGCGGGCGAGGTCGTAGGCCGCGGTAGTCCCGACCGCACCGCCGCCGACGACGGCGACGGTTTCTGGAATTTCGGATTCGCTCCCCGTCATCGGTGGCCCTCCGGGAGGAGCGCCTCGAACTGGGTCTCAGAAAGCCAGTCGACCAGTGCGTCCAGTTCGTCGGTCGCCTTCTCGAACAGTTGCTTGCCCGCGCCTGGCGAGCCGCTGGTCGGGTGCCCGACCGCGCCGGACTCGGAGAAGTCGGCGGTGTCGAAGCCGACGTTCGCGCCGTGGACCGACTTCCCCCACGAGTCGGCCGCGCCGTCCTCGGCCTCCTCCAGATTCTCCTCGCGGACGAGGTCTCCCTGGATGTGCATGACCATGCTCGTCTCGACCTCGTCGGCGTGGCCGATGCCGGCCTGCCCAAACAGTTCGGCGTCCAGTCCTTCGAGGTTCGACCACCAGTTCCAGGGCGCGGCGAAGGCAGTTTCATTCCGGCGCAGTCGCCGGGCTGCCCGGGTGATGGCGTCGGTGTTCCCGCCGTGGCCGTTCACGATGACGGCCTTGCGGACGCCGTGGCTGGCCATGCTCGAAAGCACGTCGGAGACGTAGTCCTCGAACGTCTCGGGGTCGGTCCACAGCGTCCCGTCGAACTGCCGGTGGTGCTCGCTGACCCCGACCGGCAGGGTGGGGAGGCAGACCACGTCGTCGCGGTCGGCCACCGCGTCGGCGACTGCCTCGGCCGCCATGAAGTCGGTGCCGAGTGGGAGGGCTGGCCCGTGCTGTTCGACGCTGCCTGTCGGCAGCAGCGCGACCTCGGCGGAATCGAGGGAGTCGCCGAGGGTCGTCGTCGTGTGTCGCGCGAGGTGCATACCGGAGGTGCTTGTGGGGGTGAGGTAAACCTTCTGCCGTGGACGGGTTCTCGGTCGGAACCGGGTGCGTCCTCGAAGCGGGTGTGGCTGCACCACGATGCGCCAGCTACGGCTCCAGGTCGAATAGAACCGAAACCACGAGGGCCGAAATCGGCCCTCAGTTCAGGAACTCGTCCAGCCCGCGCGCCGGGTAGCCGACCACGTAGTCGGCTCCCAGTTCCTTCAGCTCCGCAACGCGCTCGCGGACCGTCTCGGTATCGCCGACCAGCGCGAAGTCGGTGCTCGCCGTGAGGAGCACCTCACGCGCCCGGCCGGTCGCAGTCGAATCCGTCGCGCAGCCGTCGGGCAGTGCCCGCGCCACCGCACCGCGGCGGGAGATGTACCCGCCCACGGCGTCCAGCACCGCGTCCTCCTCGTCGGTGAGGACAGTGGGCGCGTAGATGGCGACCTCGCCGTCGAAGCCGGCATCTCGGAGAGCCCGCAGGTCCCGCGCGGTCGAGCGCGAGAGCAGTTCGAACTGCGTGCCACCGGCGGCCATCGCGATGCGCTCGATGCCCTCGGTGCCGACCCACGCCTCGGCATCGACCTTGCGGGCCGCGCCGAGTCGCGGTGCAATCGCCCGGCCCTTCTCGTCGTCGGTGAGGTAGGCGGGGTGGCCGGCGACCAGGATGCGCCGGATTTCCTCGGGCAGCGTCTGGGCCAGCGAGTTGTCGCCGAGGGGGTCGAACCCGTCGGCGCGGACCGGCGTGGTGACCATGACTCGCGAGTGCTGGGCGAGGTCACGCAGGACCGACGCGTCGGGCAGATGCTCGCGGCCCTCGTAGTCCACCGCGAGCATGTCGACGTCGAGGCCGACTGCCTGGGAGATGTCGACCTCCTTGGGCTTGAGCGCGACGCCGTCGAGGCCAGTCCGGGGGAGAGTGACGCCTCTGGTTAGCATTTTGCGATACCTCCGCTAGTGAAACAGAATGATAGGCTATCGGTCGAGTGGAACTCGATCCATCGTCTGGGCGACCATGTACTGTAGGACAGGCCAGCTTCTGGGATAAGCGTGTCGGAGCACACGAAGTATCGCCGGGGGAAGCTGACGAGTTCGAGGTAACTCAGCTACTCCGGTGACCACTCACACGAGGTCCCGAAGGTGAGCTCCTCGTCGTCGATGTACGCCGCGAGGCAGGCGTAGTTGCAGAACGGTTTCTCGTCGTCTGCGCCTCCCTCGCGGACGTACACCGGGTCGTGTCGCTCGACGTCGCTCTCACAGTAGATGCAGGGTGTGGACATACTGGTCGCAACTGACGGTCGCCACCGCCAAGAACCTGTTTCCGGCTGTCAGGGCACGCGATACGTCGCGACCAGTTCGAACCCTCCTTCGGCGTCCGCCGCCTCGGGCTGGGCCACGGTCGAGAACGCCCACTGTCCGCGTTCGAGTTCGACCTCGTCGATGACCGTCTCTCCCGCGGCTCCGCTTCCGTTCGGCCCGATGACCCAGCTGTACCGGGCCGACGGCTGGAGCCTGACCGCCGTCGGCCAGACGTTGTCGGGAGCGACGTGTCGCCAGCCGACGGCGGTCCACTCGTGGAGGTCCCACGAGTTGGGCCCGACGAGCCACGGTTCCGAGGTCCCGTTCCGCACGACGAACCGGACCGAATCGACCCTGGTCTCGGGACCGACCGATTTCTCGACTCGAATCGTCACCGGGGCATCGTCGCCCTGGCAGACCGTGGCGCTGGGGTCCGACTGGAAGGAAGGGCAGTGTTCAGGTTCGGGGTCGGGCTGTCTCACGCCGTAGGCGACCAGGGGACTCGCGAGGAGGGCGGCCGACCCGAGTTCGGCCAACACGGCTCTGCGGTTCACGAGTGCGGATTCTGGTGGGTGAGAGAAAGCGTTTGTGTCGGCGTCGTCAGATGCGCCGGTCGAGCCGCATCGGCGCGCGCCAGTCCGTCGTCAGTTCGAGCAGTTGCACGAGGATGCGCCCCGTCGCGCCCCAGACGGTGTAGCCGTTGACGTGGAAGTAGTGGATGACTATCTCGCCGTAGTAGGGGTGGTCGCGGTGCTCGTACTCGTAGTTCTCGTCGTCGAGCAGGGCCGACACCGGGAGCAGCGCCACCTCAGCGACCTCGCGCTCGTTCGGGTCGTAGGCGCGGTCGGGGGCCATCCCGACGAACGGTGTCACCGCATATTCGGTGATCGTCCGGATGTCGTCCAGTCGGCCGACCATGTCGACCTCGTCGGGATGGAGCCCGATCTCCTCGTACGCTTCGCGGAGAGCGGTCTCCTGGATATCGACGTCCCCGGGTTCGTTGCCACCGCCGGGGAAACTCATCTGCCCGGGGTGTTTGCCGAGGTGGTCGGCGCGTTTCGTGAACAGTAGGTGGTACTCGCCGTCCCGTTCGATGACGGGGATGAGAACCCCGGCATCGTGTTTCTGGTCCTCGATGGGACGGGGTGTGAACTCGGCGACGCGACGCAGGTCCATCAAGCATACGTATGCACCAGAAATGTAAAGCGTTCACTCTCTGCGCAACGGGCGGTGTCCCGTCTGGCTCAGTCGTCCAGACGCGCGTCGAGCCGGTTCCGGATGGTGGTGCAGTCCACCGGTGCCCAGGCCTCGAGGTCGTAGCTCACGTCGACCAGTTCGCGCATGCGGTCGGTGTCGCCCCCGGCGAGGGCCGCGGTCGCTTCGTCCTCCAGGGTCGCCCGAACGCCCGCACCCAGTTCCTCCCGGTCGACGTCGCGCTCGTCCACGTCCATGATGTGTGGGAGGTCCTCGCTGTGTGGCGGTTGCTCGGGGAACGCCCGCGGTCCGGCGACCAGCAGTGGCTCGCCATCGTCGCGCTCGTACTCGACCAGATGATAGCTCTTGATGGCCTCGTCGAGGGTCTCCCCGGCGTCCACCCCGTCTAGTTCCTCCCCCTCGCGGTACGCGAGCTCGGAGAGCGCCTCGTACAGTTCGTCACGGGTGAGTCCCCCGAACAGCTCAACGACACCGGCGAGTTCGTCGGCACTGACGCGCATGGTTGTCCAGATGACACCAAGCGCAAAGATTCATTCGACTACGCGGGCCATCGCGTCGGTCGCGGCAGCGGCCACGTCCTCGGGGACGAGGGGCGCGTCGTCCCACGCAGGAAGCCGGGTGTCGACCGTGGGCTCGACGACCGCGTCGGCGTAGGTCGCGACCTGGTCGCGCTCGCCGGCTACGTCGAACTCGAGCCCGTTGAACTTCGCGTCGGCGGCGTACTGCCGCACGAGGGTTCCCGCCGCGTCCTCGAATCGCGCGGGGAGGGTGTCGAAGTCCGGCTCGATGCCGTGGTCGGCGAGCGCGTTGAACAGCGCCCGGCCGACCTGGGTCGACATGTCCGAGAGACCGGTCGGCCCCGAGACGGACCGATGGTCGTGCTCGTGGCGGCCGAGGTCGACCTGTGCAGTCCCCTCGAACCCGGCGTACTCGAAGGTGTCCGCGAGCACGCCGACTTCGAGTCCGAAGGCGCGCTGGGCACGCACCTGCCGGGCGAGGTCGGCCGTCATGGCGAACTCGCCGGCGAGCGCGTACCGGAAGGCGTCGAGGTAGTCGAGGAACGGGTGGTCGTGGGCGTCGTCGAGTGCGCGGACCAGGGGCGTGTAGAACAGCCGGAACAGCCGGCCGTACAGCTGATTGTTCTCGACGCGGGCGTAGTAGCCCTTCGAGAAGTCGAACCCCTGGTCGAGCGGGGAGAGCAGGCGCGGGACGTGGGCCTCGCTGTAGCTCTTCGTGTCGGCGTCGTGGACGACGACGTAGTCGGCGCGCTCGGCGGCGAGCCCGAGCGCCAGCCACACGTCGCGACCCTTCCCGAACCCGTTCTCCAGGCCGTGTTCGTGCAGGAGGTCGGAGACCGAGTCGGCCGAGCACCACAGCAACTCGATGTCGAGGTCGAACGAGCCGAGCCACTCGTGGAAGTCTGGGACGCGCTCTGCCGGGGCGCGCAGGGGGACGATGACCGAGGCGGGGTCCACCTCGGCGAGCGTCGAGAGCACCTGCTCGGCGGCGAGTCCCGCGTACTCCCGCTCGGTCATGGGAACCACGACGGCGGTCCGGTCGGTGGGGGCGTCCGGGCAGGGGTTCGTCAGGTCGTGGAGCGTCGCGACCCGCTCCTGGACGTACTCCATCACCCGCCATTCAGGACCGGAGTTAAAAAACGGCCCCGACTTGGGGCGCGGGTTGCCGACTCTGCCAGGGTCGGCAGTCGCCGGCAGTCAGTCCGCACCGGTCGGGAGCCGGTCCAGCCGGTAGAGGACGACGAGGATGCCGAGGATGGCGACGAGTATCACCGCGAAGCCGCGGTACACCTCGTCGTACTGGAGTCCGAGGTCGACGAGCGCGCCGACGGTGACACTCCCCGTGGCCCCGACGAGCATCACCACGCCCGAGTAGAGCGCGTACGCCGACGCCCGGTTCTCGTCGGGGAGCGACCCGAGCAGGAACGTGTCCATCGCGGGGAACGTCGAGTGGACGACGTAGCCGAGGACCAGGGTGACGACCACGATGGGGAGGAAGCCCGAGACGTACGTCAGCGCCAGCAGGCAGCCCGCGAACGCCCCGAGAACGCCGAGTAACAGGGGGACGTGCGGGATGCGGTCCGCGAGGTCGCCGGTGAGGAAGAACGCGGGGACACCAGCGAGGAACACCAGCGTCAGCAGGGTGCGACCCTGCGCGGGCGCGAGGCCCTTCGCGACCGAGAGGTAGCGGACGTAGAGGTTGAACAGCCCGTTCCAGACGAACCCGGTCCCGCCGAGGACGACGACACCGGTCAGGATGATGCGCCACTGGCGCTTCAGCGCGACCAGCAGGTTCCGGTCGTCGGCCCCGGCAGTCGGCATCGCGGAGCGGCTGGCGACCCGGTAGAACGCGACGGTCGTCACCGCGGCCACGACCGCGAGGGTGAGCATCACCACGCGCCAGGCCGCCAGCTCGCCCAGCCCCGGAACCTGCCAGGACTCCCGGAGCAACACGAGGCCGACGAACAGCGGCGCGCCCACGGCCGCGAGCTGGCTCGACATCCCGTGGATG from Haloarchaeobius sp. HME9146 harbors:
- a CDS encoding Hsp20/alpha crystallin family protein, whose amino-acid sequence is MTLRDIGKSVSNSVLKQVGRAASQMQENRPIPVDVLESDDAYLVVFDAPGATQSDVQVRYIDGAVEVRIDRFRQFYEDYEMRVPGRGMSLDGHAELPDDALVNAEDAKATLRKNGTLEIEIPKEEGETDDESVDTVTIAEPDDDEETEE
- a CDS encoding FAD-binding oxidoreductase yields the protein MTGSESEIPETVAVVGGGAVGTTAAYDLARDGAEVTLFEAGDIASGSTGRASGICYDAFAEDVDAAVAQRALERFRAFDGQGDFELSPWPYVWLAREGDEKRAEAIREQVPRMQKHGRNVELADLETLDSEFPDLNLDDVAVAAVAHDAAHVIPPTYPPLLAEKAAEAGATVRTNTTVELSTDPTGVVVDGEVQEFDAVLVAAGAHSKQLLARVDIPIAMKPYRVQALTASDELEIPICYDATGGFYLRPHPDGLLAGDGTEEVESDPDDWNRDADDWFVSDVSAGVEHRAGCSPDVERAWAGLCTATPDHDPLLGELRDGLYVATGFQGHGFMRSPALGEAIAAQIRGGEGIEPFDPTRFDGDEEFEIVEGMDVE
- a CDS encoding creatininase family protein; this encodes MHLARHTTTTLGDSLDSAEVALLPTGSVEQHGPALPLGTDFMAAEAVADAVADRDDVVCLPTLPVGVSEHHRQFDGTLWTDPETFEDYVSDVLSSMASHGVRKAVIVNGHGGNTDAITRAARRLRRNETAFAAPWNWWSNLEGLDAELFGQAGIGHADEVETSMVMHIQGDLVREENLEEAEDGAADSWGKSVHGANVGFDTADFSESGAVGHPTSGSPGAGKQLFEKATDELDALVDWLSETQFEALLPEGHR
- a CDS encoding luciferase, whose amino-acid sequence is MLTRGVTLPRTGLDGVALKPKEVDISQAVGLDVDMLAVDYEGREHLPDASVLRDLAQHSRVMVTTPVRADGFDPLGDNSLAQTLPEEIRRILVAGHPAYLTDDEKGRAIAPRLGAARKVDAEAWVGTEGIERIAMAAGGTQFELLSRSTARDLRALRDAGFDGEVAIYAPTVLTDEEDAVLDAVGGYISRRGAVARALPDGCATDSTATGRAREVLLTASTDFALVGDTETVRERVAELKELGADYVVGYPARGLDEFLN
- a CDS encoding CoA pyrophosphatase → MDLRRVAEFTPRPIEDQKHDAGVLIPVIERDGEYHLLFTKRADHLGKHPGQMSFPGGGNEPGDVDIQETALREAYEEIGLHPDEVDMVGRLDDIRTITEYAVTPFVGMAPDRAYDPNEREVAEVALLPVSALLDDENYEYEHRDHPYYGEIVIHYFHVNGYTVWGATGRILVQLLELTTDWRAPMRLDRRI
- a CDS encoding glycosyl transferase family 2, with translation MEYVQERVATLHDLTNPCPDAPTDRTAVVVPMTEREYAGLAAEQVLSTLAEVDPASVIVPLRAPAERVPDFHEWLGSFDLDIELLWCSADSVSDLLHEHGLENGFGKGRDVWLALGLAAERADYVVVHDADTKSYSEAHVPRLLSPLDQGFDFSKGYYARVENNQLYGRLFRLFYTPLVRALDDAHDHPFLDYLDAFRYALAGEFAMTADLARQVRAQRAFGLEVGVLADTFEYAGFEGTAQVDLGRHEHDHRSVSGPTGLSDMSTQVGRALFNALADHGIEPDFDTLPARFEDAAGTLVRQYAADAKFNGLEFDVAGERDQVATYADAVVEPTVDTRLPAWDDAPLVPEDVAAAATDAMARVVE
- a CDS encoding MFS transporter, coding for MVFLVNFARVVFAPLLDPFRAAFGITSEGAVGLIATLAWVGSALPRIPTGYLLTRVPRHRVVLGTGVVLTVATTFTAFAGSLTLVYLGAFLMGLASGAYFIAANPLVSELFPERVGRAIGIHGMSSQLAAVGAPLFVGLVLLRESWQVPGLGELAAWRVVMLTLAVVAAVTTVAFYRVASRSAMPTAGADDRNLLVALKRQWRIILTGVVVLGGTGFVWNGLFNLYVRYLSVAKGLAPAQGRTLLTLVFLAGVPAFFLTGDLADRIPHVPLLLGVLGAFAGCLLALTYVSGFLPIVVVTLVLGYVVHSTFPAMDTFLLGSLPDENRASAYALYSGVVMLVGATGSVTVGALVDLGLQYDEVYRGFAVILVAILGILVVLYRLDRLPTGAD